Proteins encoded by one window of Mercenaria mercenaria strain notata chromosome 4, MADL_Memer_1, whole genome shotgun sequence:
- the LOC123550968 gene encoding uncharacterized protein CXorf65 homolog, whose protein sequence is MTTFVTIQYGENEELIINPNCRQQIFMEYLRKKCQYDKRAFIDLLDENGKLALVHLVAPHDNVRECFEDRLIYIPVMLEKIPDSDNYKTVKPQLEDWEKTYPQLERKIKILTGELRRKKSPYRGLDPRGRTVDRKASSLNKSDAGRSQSHLGRQSSILQSGRLSTTNARKSILGNKADAKSAAKAKGAKGKKK, encoded by the exons AGAATGAGGAGCTGATAATAAACCCAAATTGTCGTCAGCAAATTTTTATGGAGTACTTGCGTAAGAAATGCCAGTATGACAAACGCG CATTTATTGATCTGTTGGACGAGAATGGTAAATTGGCGCTGGTACATCTAGTTGCCCCACATGACAATGTTCGAGAATGTTTCGAAGACAGGCTTATCTATATACCAGTCATGTTGGAAA AAATTCCCGATTCTGACAACTACAAGACGGTAAAGCCACAGCTGGAGGACTGGGAGAAAACATACCCCCAACTTGAAA GAAAGATCAAGATCCTTACAGGCGAACTGAGACGGAAGAAGAGTCCTTATCGAG GTCTTGATCCACGCGGTCGGACAGTAGACAGAAAGGCTTCTAGTTTGAACAAATCTGATGCCGGGCGCTCACAGTCCCATTTAGGTCGCCAGTCTTCAATATTGCAAAGTGGACGCTTGTCAACAACAAATGCAAGGAAGTCAATTCTTGGAAACAAAGCAGACGCTAAAAGTGCTGCAAAAGCGAAGGGTGCCAAAGGGAAGAAAAAATGA
- the LOC123550969 gene encoding myophilin-like → MSYRAVKAGLARDTQIKIDSQFDIDEAKKCLYWIGEITGENIEIQDLDDRREMSYSFHGIMKDGILLCKLIDALLPDGKKIDFTKKTFQETNNQAFKMARERERIGIFLMKAQEYGVPDTNLFQTDYLYERTNLVQVCTCIRALGIEAQSRPGYQGPEIWPKKSEHNVRTFSEEQLKAGQQVIGLQYGSNKGASQAGMSFGKARMILD, encoded by the exons ATGTCGTACCGAGCAGTTAAGGCAGGATTAGCTAGGGATACCCAAATAAAG ATCGACTCCCAGTTTGACATTGACGAAGCGAAGAAATGTTTGTACTGGATAGGGGAAATAACTGGCGAAAACATAGAGATCCAGGACCTAGATGACCGTAGAGAAATGTCCTATAGTTTCCATGGTATAATGAAGGACGGAATATTGTTGTGCAA ATTGATAGACGCACTTCTTCCTGATGGAAAGAAAATAGATTTTACGAAGAAAACATTCCAAGAGACAAATAATCAAGCGTTTAAAATGGCGCGTGAGAGAGAACGAATTGGCATATTTCTAATGAAAGCGCAGGAATACGGTGTTCCGGATACTAACTTATTTCAAACGGACTATTTATATGAGAGGACTAATTTAGTGCAAGTGTGTACATGTATAAGAGCTTTAGGAATAGAG GCACAGAGTCGCCCGGGTTACCAGGGACCAGAGATCTGGCCGAAAAAGTCTGAGCATAATGTGAGAACGTTCAGCGAGGAACAGCTAAAAGCCGGGCAGCAAGTAATCGGTCTTCAGTACGGATCTAACAAAGGCGCAAGTCAGGCTGGGATGAGCTTTGGCAAGGCTAGAATGATTCTAGACTGA
- the LOC123553196 gene encoding complement C1q-like protein 4, which translates to MFNFKIYTYLLFLVLFYVECRSAPEPLCSKFSYDEQLLEKMVRVEFNVNNMEKNMLETEQNMRETEQNMKETEKNMLETQRGMLETQKNMLKSLNEIEDKIKVLEQKEAPAGKDVVAFHAYKAADKTLANNQVIVFTKVIMNEGDGYSSSNGYFTAPISGIFYFNAHLCVQNGKSLEYIIVVNGQTRASGLYKANASGTCTSFSVTAHMRSGERAWVTIDKSGSSSSSLLYEDSDDWNYFSGFLIRQLD; encoded by the exons ATGTTTAACTTCAAAATTTACACCTATTTGCTTTTCTTAGTATTGTTTTACGTCGAATGTCGATCTGCTCCTGAACCACTATGTTCAAAGTTTTCATACGATGAACAATTGCTCGAAAAGATGGTACGCGTCGAATTTAATGTGAATAATATGGAGAAAAATATGCTAGAGACTGAGCAAAATATGCGGGAGACAGagcaaaatatgaaagaaacaGAGAAGAACATGCTGGAGACACAGAGAGGTATGCTGGAGACGCAGAAGAATATGCTGAAGTCTCTGAATGAGATTGAAGATAAGATAAAAGTGTTGGAACAGAAAGAGGCACCGGCAG GTAAGGATGTCGTAGCCTTCCATGCATACAAAGCTGCGGATAAGACATTGGCTAATAACCAAGTTATTGTGTTCACCAAGGTTATTATGAATGAAGGCGACGGTTACTCTAGTAGCAACGGGTATTTCACTGCACCCATAAGTGGCATCTTCTATTTCAATGCCCATCTATGTGTCCAAAATGGGAAGAGTCTTGAGTACATTATCGTCGTAAATGGTCAGACACGAGCAAGTGGATTGTACAAGGCAAACGCTTCGGGCACTTGTACGTCATTCAGTGTGACAGCGCACATGCGTTCTGGAGAAAGAGCGTGGGTTACAATCGACAAAAGTGGGTCAAGCTCTTCAAGTTTGCTATATGAGGATTCTGATGACTGGAACTATTTCTCTGGTTTCCTGATCCGCCAATTGGATTAA